A part of Acropora palmata chromosome 8, jaAcrPala1.3, whole genome shotgun sequence genomic DNA contains:
- the LOC141889014 gene encoding uncharacterized protein C19orf47 homolog isoform X2 produces MGITVMGDIIAILRHSKEVHAQSVREKTAMDMAVTDEPAPFSSPSPSSQAGSKRKSSAASRMVDHWINSPKSGENCTGSPVQGSTGTPTPTKKRLTIQADVSDKPQPIKSQKTLSERFSVKSSKVTPRKPMKVMAKVEEEHTLKVKMPQGSTERTKKLIAKQRQTAASVAVNKAKIVKKQSVFDRLGQESPPPLTVAVEPPPKKAEVKALKPLKTSVTVKMKKKAQTSVFSRLGEMASPPAPSQATVQAVNPRLRLPSSEETPATIDYTSHSVLQPVKRKGVPAKPVKPVKPVKRSLGPTSSVDEKSVFARLGSKA; encoded by the exons AGTGTAAGAGAAAAGACAGCAATGGACATGGCAGTCACAGATGAGCCAGCACCATTTTCCTCACCATCACCAAGCAGTCAAGCTGGTTCAAAACGCAAATCCTCAG CTGCAAGTCGCATGGTGGATCATTGGATTAACAGCCCGAAATCTGGTGAAAATTGTACAGGTAGCCCAGTGCAAGGTTCCACAGGTACACCAACTCCAACCAAGAAGAGACTTACCATTCAAGCTGATGTGTCAGATAAACCTCAGCCAATCAAGAGTCAGAAAACATTGTCAGAGAG GTTTAGTGTAAAGAGCTCCAAGGTTACACCCCGTAAACCAATGAAAGTGATGGCAAAGGTTGAAGAAGAACATACACTTAAAGTCAAAATGCCCCAGGGATCTACTGAAAGGACCAAGAAGCTGATTGCCAAGCAAAGACAAACCGCTGCTAGTGTCGCAG TTAACAAAGCCAAAATTGTGAAGAAACAGTCTGTATTCGATCGACTTGGCCAAGAAAGTCCGCCACCGCTTACAGTGGCTGTCGAACCACCACCGAAGAAGGCTGAAGTGAAAGCACTAAAACCGTTGAAGACAAGTGTCACTGTCAAAATGAAG AAAAAAGCTCAAACTTCTGTTTTCAGTCGACTTGGAGAGATGGCCTCACCTCCAGCGCCATCGCAAGCAACAGTTCAAGCTGTAAATCCAAGACTAAGGCTTCCATCAAGCGAGGAAACACCTGCGACCATAGACTACACCAGCCACAGCGTGCTACAGCCTGTTAAACGAAAAGGAGTACCTGCTAAACCAGTTAAACCTGTAAAACCCGTGAAGCGATCTCTGGGACCCACTTCGAGCGTGGACGAAAAATCCGTGTTCGCTCGTTTGGGTTCCAAAGCATAG